In Candidatus Acidiferrales bacterium, a single genomic region encodes these proteins:
- a CDS encoding redoxin domain-containing protein, giving the protein MQIEKGRIHAPEISSEWLNSPPLTLRELRGRVVLIDFWDYTCVNCIRTLPYLVEWDRRYRDLGLTIIGAHAPEFQFARTVDFVREAVARFQIRYPVVLDNHYRIWQAFANKYWPAKYLIDKDGYVRYFQFGEGDYSATELTIQELLREIQPALSLPAPLLPFREADRPGAVCYRVTPELYLGYDRGKIGNPSGFRNGSLAHYELPETRCPDVFFVAGFWTSQAEFMETAGTPQNPSRLLLAYTAKEVNLVMVPDNVEPIRVEIYQDGQPVLSEDAGEDVARIDGRTWVEVTVPRMYRLINNQRFDVSAGGAAARELELSCGAAGLGCYAFTFVSCALDSAAPGASGRASERMNG; this is encoded by the coding sequence ATGCAGATTGAAAAAGGCAGAATTCACGCCCCCGAAATCTCTTCGGAGTGGCTCAATTCTCCTCCTTTGACGTTGCGGGAACTCCGCGGTCGCGTTGTTCTCATAGACTTCTGGGACTATACGTGCGTCAATTGCATTCGAACCCTTCCCTACCTCGTCGAATGGGACCGCCGCTACCGCGACTTGGGCCTGACCATCATCGGGGCGCACGCCCCCGAGTTCCAATTTGCGCGCACGGTGGATTTTGTGCGCGAGGCCGTGGCCCGCTTTCAAATTCGCTACCCGGTTGTGCTCGACAACCACTACCGCATCTGGCAAGCCTTCGCCAACAAATACTGGCCGGCGAAGTACCTCATCGATAAGGATGGTTACGTTCGCTATTTCCAGTTCGGCGAGGGCGATTATTCGGCAACCGAACTGACTATCCAGGAACTTCTGCGCGAAATCCAACCCGCGCTCTCGCTCCCCGCTCCTCTCCTCCCGTTCCGCGAGGCCGACCGGCCCGGTGCGGTCTGCTACCGCGTCACACCCGAACTCTATCTCGGCTATGACCGCGGCAAAATTGGCAACCCCTCCGGCTTCCGCAACGGGAGCCTTGCCCACTACGAACTGCCAGAAACTCGTTGCCCCGACGTCTTCTTTGTCGCCGGTTTTTGGACCAGCCAAGCTGAATTCATGGAGACGGCCGGAACGCCGCAGAATCCTTCGCGCCTGCTGCTGGCCTATACCGCCAAGGAGGTCAACCTGGTGATGGTGCCGGACAACGTCGAGCCCATCCGTGTCGAAATTTACCAGGACGGCCAGCCGGTTTTGTCCGAGGATGCCGGCGAAGACGTCGCCCGGATAGATGGGCGCACCTGGGTCGAAGTCACCGTCCCACGAATGTATCGCCTGATTAACAATCAAAGATTTGACGTGTCTGCCGGAGGGGCCGCCGCCCGCGAGTTGGAACTTTCCTGTGGCGCTGCTGGACTCGGGTGTTATGCTTTCACGTTCGTCTCGTGTGCACTGGATTCGGCCGCTCCCGGAGCTTCGGGACGAGCGAGCGAGAGGATGAATGGCTGA
- a CDS encoding rhodanese-like domain-containing protein: MKRTGFFLVTLVLHFALAAAGLMGASDSALAQSKLNIHQATLEEPNPVTPEITTEELEKILASGNEPVLDVRSRNEYAIAHIPGSINLYEKEVEQIVERYPDKKTGMVLYCNGPFCGKSRRLSEQLVKRGYTGVRRYQLGLPVWRALGLTVQTDLEGFGYVFRGDKTAVFVDARSRAEFEAGSLPGAVSIRVGEAEKANEDGRLPHKDKGTRVIVFANSAREAREIAREIARKAYWNSSYFGGAFEELRRAGLWPR; this comes from the coding sequence ATGAAACGGACAGGCTTTTTCCTGGTGACGCTTGTCTTGCACTTCGCGCTTGCGGCAGCAGGGTTGATGGGAGCATCAGACTCTGCCCTGGCACAGTCAAAGTTGAATATCCATCAGGCGACACTCGAAGAACCCAACCCGGTGACGCCGGAGATTACGACCGAGGAACTCGAAAAGATTCTTGCCAGCGGGAATGAGCCCGTGCTCGATGTGCGGTCTCGAAACGAGTACGCCATTGCGCACATTCCGGGCAGTATCAACCTGTATGAGAAAGAGGTGGAACAAATCGTGGAGCGTTATCCTGACAAGAAAACGGGCATGGTCCTCTATTGCAACGGCCCTTTTTGCGGCAAGAGCCGGCGACTCTCCGAGCAGCTTGTCAAGAGGGGCTACACGGGGGTGAGGCGGTACCAGTTGGGTCTCCCGGTTTGGCGGGCGCTGGGACTCACGGTGCAAACGGACCTGGAGGGTTTTGGCTACGTGTTCAGGGGTGACAAGACGGCGGTGTTCGTTGACGCACGAAGCCGGGCTGAGTTTGAGGCCGGCAGCCTGCCGGGTGCGGTGAGCATCCGGGTGGGCGAGGCGGAGAAAGCCAACGAAGATGGCCGGCTGCCCCACAAGGACAAAGGCACGCGCGTCATCGTATTCGCGAACAGCGCCCGAGAAGCTCGCGAGATCGCTCGGGAGATCGCCAGGAAAGCATATTGGAACAGCAGCTACTTTGGAGGCGCGTTTGAAGAATTGAGG
- a CDS encoding MFS transporter — MADWQRPAPHPMAAGRARGVLLLLCGINFLNYIDRYLLAACLPLIKEEFNLSDAHLGALVTAFMSFYIVSAPIAGLMADRYVRKRILSASIALWSLATAATGRAASYSVLFLTRALVGVGESGYSTIAPAFLSDVFPKDHRGRALAWFYVALPGGAALGYLLGGVLTAHFGWRITFYVGGVPGLLLALLILRVREPLRGETDLNSGSIPAMAAHRSERQSRHYADLLRNRSFVVITLSMAAFTFALGGVSFWMPTFLSRIRGIPLATANLQFGLMTAVCGSLGSFAGGYLGDFFLRYSRSAYLLVSAGGLLLAVPASLVGLLASNPTTFLIALGLAEFLLFLNYGPLHAAMINCVHPAIRNTALAVNIVILHLLGDALSAWVLGAISDASRLDRAMLIAPAFIMLSAGILLLGIRALPRDIARVEAQLRGEVSR; from the coding sequence ATGGCTGACTGGCAGCGTCCGGCCCCGCACCCGATGGCCGCGGGGCGCGCCCGCGGGGTGCTCCTTCTTCTCTGCGGCATCAATTTTCTGAACTACATTGACCGCTATCTTCTCGCCGCCTGCCTCCCGCTCATCAAGGAGGAGTTCAACCTTTCCGACGCTCATCTGGGAGCGCTAGTCACGGCTTTCATGAGCTTTTATATCGTCAGCGCGCCCATCGCCGGGCTGATGGCCGATCGCTACGTGCGCAAGCGAATCTTGAGCGCCAGCATCGCCCTGTGGAGCTTGGCCACGGCCGCCACCGGACGCGCAGCGAGTTATTCGGTTCTTTTTCTTACCCGAGCCCTGGTCGGCGTAGGCGAATCCGGCTACTCGACCATCGCTCCCGCGTTTCTCTCCGATGTTTTTCCCAAGGACCATCGTGGCCGCGCCCTGGCCTGGTTCTACGTTGCCCTACCCGGCGGGGCTGCGCTGGGTTACCTGCTTGGCGGCGTGCTCACGGCCCATTTTGGATGGAGAATCACGTTCTACGTCGGCGGCGTGCCGGGGTTGCTTCTGGCGCTGTTGATTTTGAGGGTGCGCGAACCGCTGCGGGGCGAAACCGACCTCAACAGCGGTTCGATCCCGGCCATGGCGGCTCACCGTAGCGAGCGACAGTCGAGGCACTATGCCGACCTGCTTCGCAACCGTTCGTTCGTTGTCATCACCCTTTCGATGGCTGCCTTCACTTTTGCTCTCGGCGGGGTGAGCTTCTGGATGCCAACATTTCTTTCGCGCATCCGCGGCATCCCTCTCGCCACCGCCAACCTCCAGTTCGGTCTCATGACAGCCGTCTGCGGCAGCCTGGGGAGTTTCGCGGGCGGGTATCTGGGTGATTTCTTCCTGCGCTACTCTCGCAGCGCGTATCTCCTGGTCTCGGCCGGCGGGTTGCTACTGGCGGTGCCGGCGAGCCTGGTGGGGCTGCTCGCGTCCAACCCGACAACTTTCCTCATCGCGCTTGGGCTTGCCGAATTTCTGCTTTTCCTGAACTATGGCCCGCTGCACGCTGCCATGATCAACTGCGTCCACCCGGCGATTCGCAATACCGCATTGGCGGTGAACATCGTCATTCTCCATCTCCTTGGCGACGCGCTCTCGGCCTGGGTTCTGGGGGCGATTTCCGATGCCTCGCGGCTCGACCGGGCCATGCTCATCGCTCCGGCCTTTATTATGCTTTCTGCCGGCATCCTCTTGCTCGGCATCCGGGCGCTTCCCCGGGACATTGCCCGCGTGGAAGCTCAGCTCAGGGGAGAGGTTTCCCGGTGA
- a CDS encoding radical SAM protein, with translation MPRSLRHYLPYVRKIWRKKEFESLFLFVTSRCNSLCRTCFYWDNLNKNEDLTFEQMERLSRTAPRFRKLWISGGEPFMRDELAEIITLFCRNNSIVNVNLPTNGLLPDKIDAVMDQVLRENPDLTVDLNFSIDGLANTHDTIRGVPNNFQKTLRTIERMAKYRQVRRLRRNVVTVITRENYEELFRLGLYLLGNAEVDGEYFEVIRGTPMDPSLKRLSAAELKAIHLRLFAIHEAYAERLFADLTPTARWFARMVYLGNLRFHFQVQEQNLERGHRWPMACTAGVTSLVVDHNGEFRSCELRPAIGHLKNFDFNVTAALGSAEMQAEVKAIPEANCWCTHSCFIQDSMKFAPSVLFFKIPWSYFKHRLGRWHRTPVEELAKFYEPLDVAPAA, from the coding sequence ATGCCGCGCTCGCTGCGCCACTATCTGCCTTACGTGAGGAAGATTTGGCGGAAGAAGGAGTTCGAGTCGCTCTTTCTTTTTGTCACCTCACGCTGCAATTCCCTCTGCCGCACCTGCTTTTATTGGGATAACCTCAACAAGAACGAGGACCTGACGTTCGAGCAGATGGAGAGGCTTTCGCGCACGGCGCCTCGCTTTCGCAAACTCTGGATCTCCGGCGGTGAACCTTTCATGCGCGACGAGCTGGCCGAGATCATCACCCTGTTTTGCCGCAACAACAGCATCGTCAACGTCAACCTGCCCACCAACGGTCTTTTGCCGGACAAGATTGACGCGGTGATGGACCAGGTGCTTCGGGAAAACCCCGACTTGACGGTTGACCTCAATTTCTCGATTGACGGCCTGGCCAACACGCACGATACAATTCGCGGCGTCCCCAACAACTTCCAGAAGACGCTCCGGACAATCGAACGCATGGCCAAATACCGCCAGGTGCGCCGCCTTCGACGAAACGTCGTCACCGTCATCACCCGCGAGAACTACGAGGAGTTGTTCCGCCTTGGCCTGTACTTGCTCGGCAACGCGGAAGTGGACGGAGAATATTTTGAGGTGATCCGCGGCACACCGATGGATCCCAGCCTCAAAAGGCTATCGGCAGCGGAATTGAAGGCAATTCACCTGAGGCTCTTTGCCATCCACGAGGCCTATGCCGAACGTCTGTTTGCCGACCTGACGCCCACGGCCCGCTGGTTTGCCCGCATGGTCTATCTCGGCAACCTGCGCTTCCACTTTCAGGTGCAAGAGCAGAACCTGGAGCGAGGCCACCGCTGGCCGATGGCGTGCACTGCCGGCGTGACCTCGCTGGTGGTGGACCACAACGGCGAATTTCGTTCCTGCGAGCTGCGGCCGGCGATCGGCCACCTGAAGAATTTTGATTTCAACGTCACGGCCGCGCTCGGCTCCGCCGAAATGCAAGCTGAGGTGAAAGCGATCCCGGAAGCCAATTGCTGGTGCACACACAGTTGCTTCATCCAGGACAGCATGAAGTTCGCTCCGTCGGTGCTCTTTTTTAAGATACCGTGGAGCTATTTCAAACATCGCTTGGGCCGCTGGCATCGCACGCCGGTGGAAGAATTGGCTAAATTCTACGAGCCCCTGGATGTGGCGCCGGCGGCATGA
- a CDS encoding (deoxy)nucleoside triphosphate pyrophosphohydrolase, whose amino-acid sequence MIQVVAGILRQGKCLLICQRHHNDRFPLKWEFPGGKVLPGEPPEQAVVREIKEELGVEADVGHLVEKTRHAYDAGGSPSGPGGSATSEEFEILFFAVRGFAGEIKNLAFEAMAWVEPAHLLEYDFLEADLELVRKIACGEVEPYPGRDGSALQ is encoded by the coding sequence GTGATCCAGGTTGTCGCCGGTATCCTTCGCCAGGGAAAATGCCTGCTCATTTGCCAGCGGCATCACAATGACCGCTTCCCCTTGAAATGGGAGTTCCCGGGCGGCAAAGTGCTCCCCGGCGAGCCGCCCGAGCAGGCAGTGGTCCGCGAAATCAAAGAAGAGCTGGGGGTCGAGGCCGACGTGGGGCATTTGGTCGAAAAAACGCGCCACGCCTACGACGCCGGCGGTTCACCGTCCGGCCCAGGCGGAAGCGCCACGAGCGAAGAATTCGAGATCCTATTTTTTGCTGTTCGGGGGTTTGCGGGCGAGATTAAAAACCTTGCCTTTGAAGCCATGGCCTGGGTGGAACCGGCGCATCTACTCGAATACGATTTTCTCGAAGCTGATCTGGAATTGGTTCGAAAAATCGCTTGTGGCGAAGTGGAGCCCTACCCCGGCCGTGATGGTTCTGCCCTTCAATGA
- a CDS encoding iron-sulfur cluster assembly scaffold protein, which produces MDESSRLYSRAVLEHFKNPRNAGALENPTAQVEMTNPACGDVMQLGLQVVDGKIVAARFKTVGCVAAIACGSILTEMIS; this is translated from the coding sequence ATGGACGAATCTTCCCGTCTTTACAGCCGCGCCGTTTTGGAGCATTTCAAAAATCCACGAAATGCAGGCGCGCTCGAGAATCCAACTGCACAGGTGGAAATGACCAACCCTGCTTGCGGCGACGTCATGCAGCTTGGGCTTCAGGTTGTGGACGGCAAGATCGTTGCCGCACGCTTCAAAACCGTCGGGTGTGTGGCGGCCATCGCGTGCGGTTCCATCCTGACAGAAATGATTTC